Proteins encoded together in one Bactrocera neohumeralis isolate Rockhampton chromosome 4, APGP_CSIRO_Bneo_wtdbg2-racon-allhic-juicebox.fasta_v2, whole genome shotgun sequence window:
- the LOC126756154 gene encoding dynactin subunit 2, whose product MADPKFENLPGIAYDQPDVYETPDNGEPDTSDYYEEEADNESIERMHISTRDAYNRFRGASLDGSVDFSDRIGRRLCKGYDARSGEYELVGLGEKETPVQKCRRLQCEMNELMDEVAALQVDRKIAQEEKDSYDAVATVIATAKKVLDSLRLEQVLGKEQAPSAADKEVKQLIGQVEEFKKSGLLTAIPTPGTDLAASARIAKLEHRLHQLEQAIGAQPEKLSRLTAVTNTTNVLEAVHQLSTKAALLQPDKLDVIETRLTTLTGKMDAIAEKSSGSADDAKRDQKVIELYEIAKRTEPVAEILPDIIERMQALESLHKYAMNFAKIIAEIEEKQTTIATSLVSNKELLHSVQETFAQNLETMNKEVAKVEERVQAIAGKK is encoded by the exons ATGGCGGATCCAAAGTTCGAGAACTTGCCGGGAATT GCTTATGACCAACCCGATGTCTATGAGACGCCCGACAATGGTGAACCTGATACATCAGATTACTATGAAGAGGAGGCGGATAATGAGTCCATCGAGCGTATGCACATCTCAACGCGCGATGCCTACAATCGTTTTCGTGGCGCTTCGCTTGATGGCAGCGTAGACTTTTCCGATCGCATTGGCCGGCGTCTATGTAAAGGTTACGATGCGCGCTCCGGTGAGTACGAACTAGTCGGTTTGGGTGAAAAGGAGACACCGGTGCAGAAATGCCGACGTCTACAATGCGAAATGAACGAGTTGATGGATGAAGTGGCAGCACTGCAGGTGGATCGCAAAATTGCACAGGAAGAAAAAGATTCATACGATGCTGTGGCAACCGTTATTGCTACGGCAAAGAAAGTATTGGACTCTTTACGTTTGGAGCAAGTGCTAGGCAAAGAGCAAGCACCATCAGCCGCTGATAAGGAAGTTAAGCAATTGATTG GTCAAGTGGAGGAATTCAAAAAATCGGGACTCTTAACCGCCATACCAACACCAGGCACAGATTTGGCTGCATCTGCACGCATCGCTAAGCTAGAGCATCGTTTGCATCAACTGGAACAAGCTATTGGCGCACAACCAGAGAAACTCAGTCGTCTTACCGCCGTTACGAACACAACAAACGTTTTGGAGGCGGTGCATCAGCTTAGCACCAAAGCAGCACTGTTACAGCCCGATAAGTTGGATGTGATCGAGACGCGTCTCACTACACTCACAGGTAAAATGGATGCAATTGCCGAAAAATCGAGTGGTTCTGCTGATGATGCGAAGCGTGATCAAAAAGTTATCGAACTGTATGAGATTGCGAAACGTACGGAGCCGGTGGCTGAAATATTGCCAGACATAATAGAACGTATGCAAGCGCTTGAatctttacacaaatatg CTATGAATTTCGCTAAAATAATTGCTGAAATTGAGGAGAAACAAACTACTATTGCAACCAGCTTGGTAAGCAACAAAGAACTGCTACATTCAGTGCAAGAAACATTTGCACAAAATCTGGAAACCATGAACAAGGAGGTCGCCAAAGTAGAAGAGCGTGTACAAGCCATTGCGGGCAAGAAATAA